The proteins below are encoded in one region of Prevotella melaninogenica ATCC 25845:
- a CDS encoding transposase, which yields MEISPVTCRTLEEFYHINGRSFEKQYKETLSGYRSWDQLSHAQKWLLFEDNIGKNIAIDETSLSNGELYTIITNRDKHGKQGCLVAIVAGTKSLDVCKVLDKIDEKKREAVEEVTLDLSDSMRKIVRHCFPKAKRVIDRFHIQKLASDAVQQMRIEYRWAALQQANDEKENAKLEKIAYQPLTFENGDTRSELLVRSRYLLFKSSEKWTDEQKLRAKILFREYPDIKKAYGLSHSLRMIFAKNTIKDAARLSLAKWYNNVAEAGFHSFNVIAATFYEHYEDILNFYINRSTNAAAESFNAKIKLFRANLRGVVDKSFFLFRLAKIYAYPH from the coding sequence ATGGAGATATCCCCAGTGACCTGCCGTACGCTTGAGGAATTCTATCATATCAATGGACGTAGTTTTGAGAAACAATACAAGGAAACATTAAGTGGTTACAGGTCCTGGGATCAGTTGTCTCATGCTCAGAAGTGGCTTCTCTTTGAGGATAATATTGGTAAGAATATAGCAATAGACGAGACATCCTTGTCCAATGGTGAACTCTATACGATTATCACTAATAGGGACAAACACGGCAAGCAAGGATGTCTTGTAGCCATTGTTGCTGGAACCAAATCCTTGGATGTCTGCAAGGTATTGGATAAGATAGATGAAAAGAAACGGGAAGCCGTAGAAGAGGTCACCTTGGACTTGTCCGATAGCATGCGTAAGATTGTAAGGCATTGTTTTCCAAAGGCTAAACGAGTGATTGATCGCTTTCATATACAGAAACTTGCAAGTGATGCCGTGCAACAGATGAGAATAGAGTATCGCTGGGCAGCTTTACAGCAAGCAAATGACGAGAAAGAGAATGCGAAGTTAGAAAAGATAGCGTATCAACCACTGACTTTTGAAAATGGAGATACACGTAGTGAACTGCTGGTAAGAAGTAGGTACCTGTTGTTCAAATCATCAGAGAAATGGACTGATGAACAGAAACTAAGAGCCAAAATACTGTTCAGAGAATATCCTGACATTAAGAAGGCTTACGGTTTATCACATTCGCTAAGAATGATTTTTGCTAAGAATACTATCAAAGATGCAGCCAGACTATCATTGGCAAAATGGTATAATAACGTCGCAGAAGCTGGTTTTCATTCCTTTAATGTCATTGCTGCAACTTTCTACGAGCATTACGAAGACATACTTAACTTTTATATTAACAGATCTACAAACGCTGCTGCGGAATCCTTCAATGCAAAAATAAAACTATTTAGGGCTAACTTAAGAGGAGTTGTAGATAAAAGTTTCTTTCTTTTTAGGCTTGCCAAAATATATGCCTATCCCCACTAA
- a CDS encoding DUF5115 domain-containing protein has translation MKKLLIMASAALLLASCGSDEYEAWTAPQSNSAETASTVTFTVNQAAAIDFNTATADSVQLFVPKVVSTDSVVSQTLTAVLSYNSKTATLNASKEGKVKSTELISAVESLYGKNGNLHQVPITVTDKVKLLRGEGFSLSQSVTANVTCVAPAFTQYLYMSGDANGWSFSNPLYSAAADGKYTGFMYLNQNGFKFATQQDWNGTDYGTGLVEKGSNIVLTEPAGFYKVDIDLTSQALTYTAINRVGIIGSATPNGWNSDQAMTYNATEKCWEIKGITLTAGEMKFRANNDWVLDWGGSLTDITFKGGNINVAAGKYNIKLYLLCDTKSHCTMELVP, from the coding sequence ATGAAGAAATTATTAATCATGGCAAGTGCCGCATTGCTACTTGCTTCTTGCGGTAGCGATGAATATGAAGCATGGACTGCACCACAGAGTAACAGCGCAGAGACTGCCAGTACGGTTACGTTTACTGTAAACCAAGCAGCTGCCATCGACTTCAATACTGCAACAGCAGACTCTGTTCAGCTGTTTGTTCCAAAGGTTGTCTCAACGGATTCTGTCGTTTCTCAGACCTTGACGGCTGTACTTTCTTATAATAGTAAGACCGCAACCCTTAACGCAAGTAAAGAGGGTAAGGTGAAGAGTACAGAACTTATTTCTGCCGTAGAGAGCCTCTATGGTAAGAATGGCAACCTACATCAGGTGCCTATTACTGTGACTGATAAAGTAAAGTTGCTCCGTGGTGAGGGCTTCAGCCTTTCACAGAGTGTGACTGCAAACGTAACTTGTGTTGCACCAGCCTTCACTCAGTATCTTTATATGTCAGGTGATGCTAACGGCTGGTCATTCAGCAATCCGCTTTATAGCGCAGCTGCTGATGGTAAGTACACTGGCTTTATGTATCTCAATCAGAATGGCTTTAAGTTCGCAACTCAGCAGGATTGGAACGGTACTGACTATGGTACTGGTCTCGTAGAGAAGGGTAGTAATATCGTGTTGACTGAACCAGCAGGTTTCTATAAGGTGGATATTGACCTCACATCACAGGCATTGACCTACACAGCTATCAATCGCGTTGGTATTATTGGTTCTGCAACTCCAAACGGATGGAACAGCGATCAGGCAATGACCTATAATGCTACTGAGAAGTGTTGGGAGATAAAGGGCATCACACTGACTGCAGGTGAGATGAAGTTCCGTGCTAACAATGATTGGGTATTAGACTGGGGTGGCTCATTAACTGATATTACTTTCAAGGGTGGTAACATCAATGTTGCAGCTGGTAAGTATAATATCAAACTCTATCTCTTGTGTGATACGAAGTCACACTGTACAATGGAACTTGTTCCTTAA
- a CDS encoding SusE domain-containing protein, with protein sequence MKSIIKSSLLLCAGVALFSACDKDLDNNPVLQSPKTFVLNTPAYAAQTIDLKVAESLKFTWSQPEYGFPVAAEYGMQFSTTNTWTKSVDAVVDMDAERGNYAAVGSPTGTASTSVPAADLATAIQKMERYEETTVPATQELYARVYSLVNGDTIYSNPVKMSVAPYYVELSDAPVETWYLIGGNFGDGSWGNSQVVPLLPMEGQEYDKKTGKGVISWTGYLSTAGFKLKKNPENWDAGQVGQGASYGEFLYNDGGSSDIKVPTAGYYTITFDTKNVKLTIAEYTGATPTVYNSMGLPGKHDSWNAAGTPMTAQTTVVENHDWKATVTFNEKSTGADGEGCKFAANGTWDVNWGSEAFPYGVATKGGKNVRNGKGTYTVYFNDITGQYSFVKQ encoded by the coding sequence ATGAAATCAATAATTAAGTCATCGTTGCTGTTGTGTGCAGGTGTGGCACTGTTCTCTGCCTGTGACAAGGACTTGGACAATAATCCAGTTCTTCAGTCACCAAAGACATTTGTTCTGAACACACCAGCTTACGCTGCACAAACAATAGATTTAAAGGTTGCTGAGAGCCTGAAGTTCACATGGTCGCAGCCTGAATACGGTTTCCCTGTAGCTGCTGAATATGGTATGCAGTTCTCAACTACCAACACTTGGACAAAGTCTGTGGACGCTGTTGTTGATATGGATGCTGAACGTGGTAACTATGCTGCTGTTGGTTCGCCAACAGGTACAGCTTCTACCTCTGTTCCTGCAGCCGACCTTGCAACGGCTATTCAGAAGATGGAACGCTATGAGGAAACTACTGTCCCTGCAACACAGGAACTCTACGCACGTGTTTACTCATTAGTAAATGGTGATACAATCTACTCTAACCCTGTAAAGATGAGTGTTGCTCCTTATTATGTTGAGCTTTCTGACGCTCCTGTTGAGACTTGGTATCTCATCGGTGGTAACTTCGGTGATGGCTCATGGGGCAATAGTCAGGTGGTTCCATTGTTGCCAATGGAAGGTCAGGAGTATGATAAGAAGACTGGTAAGGGCGTAATTTCTTGGACTGGTTACCTGTCAACAGCAGGCTTCAAACTGAAGAAGAACCCAGAGAATTGGGATGCTGGTCAGGTTGGTCAGGGCGCAAGCTATGGCGAGTTCCTTTATAATGATGGCGGTTCTTCTGATATCAAGGTCCCAACAGCTGGTTACTATACCATTACTTTTGATACTAAGAATGTGAAACTGACAATCGCAGAGTACACTGGTGCTACACCTACTGTTTACAACTCTATGGGTCTTCCGGGTAAGCATGACAGCTGGAATGCTGCAGGAACACCAATGACTGCACAGACAACTGTTGTAGAGAATCATGATTGGAAGGCTACTGTGACCTTCAATGAGAAGTCTACTGGTGCTGATGGTGAGGGTTGTAAGTTCGCTGCTAACGGTACTTGGGACGTAAACTGGGGTTCTGAAGCATTCCCATATGGTGTTGCAACGAAGGGCGGTAAGAATGTTCGCAATGGTAAGGGTACTTACACTGTTTACTTCAACGACATCACTGGTCAGTATTCTTTCGTAAAGCAGTAA
- a CDS encoding alpha-amylase family glycosyl hydrolase, with protein MSQGWPAGYGGVMLQGFYWDSFDDSQWTVLEKKANDFSGYFDLVWVPQSGKAAATKSMGYDPLYYFNQNSSFGTEAELRSMITTFKNKQIGTIADVVINHHGTNNGWFGFPAEVYKGVTYQNLSTDVCADDDGGAAATEARKTGTQLSQNNDEGEGWGGMRDLDHKSANVQKIVKAYENYLLNDLGYAGFRYDMVKGFAASHVGDYNTAANVTYSVGEYWDGNANTVKAWIDATGKRSAAFDFAFRYAVRDAINQNDWRVLNDTRPTGLNIDNGAYKQYAVTFVENHDVQDRGTTSGYTPDPIRKDTLAANAYLLAMPGTPCVFYTHYLAYPKEIKAMIDARKLAGVTNTSSYLVYRTSKDYYANVVTGTNGKLLVVVGNNANQLIVPTSRYTKLLSGYHYAYYLTNDAETPWVDKASGQYEVENLKVKLTAVSANAGAKLVYTTDGTTPTASSTQVASGTEITLPEGETTLKVALLAGGVVGKVITRSYQVTAPIPFTPETIRVYVNTDQVNWKTYVNYHSWGGAHTATAWPGDKVTSKTILNGKTWFYKDYTLTKADDYVNFVFSIGSASNASDNQSLDIERVKKTSYLVISSTKENGKYVVNNVTSEVLGIEGVEVDTKQVRGDKYYYTLSGQRLTGKPSQRGVYIHAGKKIVVK; from the coding sequence ATGTCACAGGGTTGGCCTGCTGGTTATGGTGGTGTAATGCTACAGGGTTTTTATTGGGATTCGTTCGACGATTCGCAGTGGACAGTGCTGGAGAAGAAAGCTAATGACTTCTCTGGTTATTTCGATCTTGTATGGGTTCCGCAGAGTGGTAAGGCTGCTGCAACGAAGTCGATGGGTTATGATCCACTCTATTACTTCAATCAGAACTCATCGTTCGGTACTGAGGCAGAGTTGAGGAGTATGATTACTACCTTTAAAAATAAGCAGATTGGTACGATTGCCGATGTGGTTATCAATCATCATGGAACGAATAATGGATGGTTTGGTTTCCCTGCAGAAGTTTATAAGGGAGTGACTTATCAAAACCTTTCTACGGATGTTTGTGCTGATGATGACGGTGGAGCAGCTGCTACAGAAGCAAGAAAAACGGGCACTCAACTTAGTCAGAACAATGACGAAGGAGAAGGTTGGGGCGGTATGCGCGACCTTGATCATAAGAGTGCGAACGTTCAGAAGATTGTTAAGGCATACGAAAACTATTTGCTTAACGACCTTGGTTATGCTGGCTTCCGTTATGATATGGTGAAGGGATTTGCCGCTTCTCATGTTGGTGATTATAATACAGCGGCTAACGTTACTTATTCTGTAGGTGAGTATTGGGACGGCAATGCGAATACTGTAAAGGCATGGATTGATGCCACAGGAAAACGTAGTGCTGCCTTCGACTTTGCTTTCCGCTATGCTGTTCGTGATGCTATTAATCAGAATGATTGGCGTGTTCTTAATGATACAAGACCTACAGGGCTTAATATAGATAATGGTGCTTATAAGCAATATGCTGTTACCTTTGTAGAAAATCATGATGTTCAAGATAGAGGAACGACGAGCGGTTACACCCCAGACCCTATCCGTAAGGATACGTTGGCAGCCAATGCTTATCTCTTGGCAATGCCCGGAACACCTTGTGTTTTCTATACCCACTACCTTGCTTATCCAAAGGAAATAAAGGCAATGATTGATGCTCGTAAATTAGCTGGGGTAACGAATACGAGCAGTTATCTGGTCTATCGTACTTCAAAGGATTATTATGCCAATGTTGTTACAGGTACGAATGGAAAGCTCTTGGTCGTTGTGGGTAACAATGCTAACCAACTAATAGTTCCTACTTCACGTTATACTAAGTTGTTGAGTGGTTATCACTACGCTTATTATTTGACTAATGATGCTGAGACCCCTTGGGTTGATAAGGCGAGTGGTCAGTATGAAGTAGAGAACTTAAAAGTTAAACTAACTGCGGTGTCTGCCAATGCGGGAGCTAAACTTGTTTATACAACGGATGGCACAACACCAACGGCAAGCAGCACTCAGGTAGCTTCAGGAACGGAGATAACCCTTCCAGAGGGTGAAACAACCTTGAAGGTGGCATTGTTGGCAGGTGGTGTAGTGGGTAAGGTTATCACTCGCAGCTATCAGGTTACGGCCCCTATTCCCTTCACACCAGAGACGATTCGGGTTTATGTGAATACTGATCAGGTGAATTGGAAGACATACGTGAATTATCATTCATGGGGTGGTGCGCACACAGCAACGGCATGGCCGGGAGATAAGGTTACTTCAAAGACAATCCTGAATGGTAAGACTTGGTTCTATAAAGACTATACGCTCACAAAAGCTGATGATTATGTGAACTTTGTTTTTAGTATTGGTAGCGCATCAAATGCCAGTGATAATCAAAGTTTAGACATCGAGCGCGTGAAGAAAACGTCTTACCTTGTTATCTCATCAACAAAGGAGAATGGTAAGTATGTAGTCAATAACGTGACGAGCGAAGTTCTTGGTATTGAGGGAGTTGAGGTTGATACTAAACAGGTCAGGGGCGATAAGTATTATTACACACTCTCTGGTCAGCGACTCACAGGTAAGCCTTCACAGCGTGGCGTTTATATCCATGCAGGCAAGAAGATAGTTGTAAAGTAA
- a CDS encoding desulfoferrodoxin family protein translates to MSKRNELYKCSESGQIVEVLVGGECGVAGMEHVVENTTDAATEKHVPVVEKIEGGYRVTVGEVEHPMTEAHSILWIELVTNNNEVLRKYLEPTDRPVAEFKTDATEVYAREYCNLHGLWRSK, encoded by the coding sequence ATGTCAAAGCGAAACGAATTATATAAGTGTTCAGAGAGTGGTCAGATCGTTGAAGTATTAGTAGGCGGTGAGTGTGGTGTTGCTGGTATGGAGCATGTAGTTGAGAATACTACTGATGCTGCTACTGAGAAGCACGTACCAGTTGTTGAGAAGATTGAAGGTGGCTACCGCGTAACTGTTGGTGAGGTTGAGCACCCAATGACAGAGGCTCACTCTATCCTTTGGATTGAGTTGGTAACTAACAACAACGAGGTTCTCCGTAAGTATCTCGAGCCAACAGACCGTCCAGTAGCTGAGTTTAAGACTGATGCTACAGAGGTTTACGCACGTGAGTACTGCAACCTTCATGGTCTTTGGCGCTCAAAGTAA